The genomic window GTCATCCTTATGAGATTCGAACAGTCAGTATGGACGATTTGCAAAATTTTAGTGAATAAATAATATAGTGTTTGATTTATCAAGTCTTTTCCGATACAATAAAAAAGTAGAAACGTGAATACGTAAATGAGAACTAGAGGTGTAAATATGGCGAATTTGATTTATAGTCCTAAAGACATTTTACAACAAGAATTCAAAACAAAAATGCGCGGATATGATCCGATCGAAGTGGATGAATTCTTAGACAATATCATCAAAGATTACGAGACTTACAGCAAACAACTCCTTGCTTTACAAGAAGAAAACGATAAATTAAGTGCAAAAGTCGCTCAATTATCTAAAAACCAAGGAGCAGCTCCAACACGCACACAACAAGCAGAAACACCGAAAAGTGCGGCAGTAACGAATTTTGATATTTTAAAACGTCTATCAAATCTTGAACGTGAAGTATTTGGTAAAAAACTAGATGCACAAGCAGGAAATGTTCCACCAGCAACACCTAATCCAAACAATTACACATCAACAAATGAACATGACAACGAAGCAACACGTCAGTTCTAAACAATGAATAGATTGTGGTTTTCGGGTAATCGCGGTCTGGCTTTGACCAGGCTGAGGAAAGTCCATGCTCGCACAGGCTGTGATGCCTGTAGTGTTCGTGCTTAGCGAAAAAATAAGCTAAGGTACTCTTTTAGAGTAACGGCAGGAAAACAAGCTAAGGCTTAGGCTATGCTTCAGTATCCTTGAAAGTGCCACAGTGACGAAGCGAACGAGGAAACTTGTTCGGTGGAACGCGGTAAACCCCTCGAGCGAGCAACCCAAACAACGGTAGGGGCGCTTTTTGTCGGGGAATCAGAACGAGACAAAAGGGCAGTTGATCTGCAGATAGATGGTTACCGCTTTGTTTTTTCTCCCTGGAAAAACAAAGTACAGAACATGGCTTATAGAAAACCACGATATTCAGGGAACAAAGCGATAGGCGATTTGCCTTCAAAAATCAGCGTTAAAATATTTTTTCCTAGATCGTGGCTTTTAAATAGAAAAGGTTGGATTTAGGGGATTGGAAGTCTGGGATTTTACTCATTTCCCAGACTCTTTTTTGATATAAGGAGAGTAAAATGGATAAAAATAGAGAATTTAATTTAATCGCGACAGCGGCAAGCGGCTTAGAAGCATTAGTCGGCAAAGAACTAAGAGACTTAGGGATCGAATGCCAAGTAGAAAATGGACGTGCGCGTTTTAAAGGAACAATGGAAACGATCGCAACAGTCAATCTATGGTTAAGAACAGCTGATCGCATCAAGATCGTTGTTGGTGAATTTGATGCACGGACTTTTGACGAACTATTCGAGCAAGTCAAAGCGTTACCATGGGAAGATTATCTTCCTTTAGATGCGTCATTCCCTGTAGCTGGGAAATCGATCAAATCGACGCTTTATAGTACACCAGACTGTCAAGCGATCACTAAAAAAGCAATCGTTGAAAGACTGCGGACTTATTATCATCGTCCGGCAACTGTTCCGTTGACGGAAACAGGCGCGCATTTCCAATTAGAAGTTGCTTTGCTAAAAGATCATGTGTTAGTTACCCTTGACACTACTGGCCCAAGCTTATTTAAACGTGGCTATCGTTTAGAAAAAGGTGGGGCACCATTGAAAGAAAATATGGCAGCGGCTTTAGTGATGTTGACAAATTGGCGAAAAGATCGCCCGTTTTATGATCCAGTTTGTGGTTCAGGAACGCTTTGTATTGAAGCGGCACTTATCGGGCATAATATCGCTCCTGGATTCAACCGTGAGTTCGTTTGTGAAACATGGGATTGGTTCGATGCGTCTGTAATGGAAGCTGTTCGTGCAGCAGCGGAAGAACAGGCAGATTATGATATCGAATTAGACATCACTGGTTCGGATATCAATGGTCAAATGATCGGTATCGCAAGAGCCAACGCTGAAGAGATCGGTTTGGGCGATTCCATCACTTTCCAACAAAGGGCAGTGAAAGACTTCAAAACAGAAAAAGAATACGGTGTGATCGTTGCGAATCCTCCTTACGGTGAGCGTTTAGGTGAAGAAGAATCCGTTCGTCGTTTGTACAAAGAAATGGGCGAAGTTTTCCGTCCATTGAAGACTTGGAGCAAGTACATCTTGACAAGTGATCTGGCATTTGAAGAGTTTTATGGACAAAAAGCAACAAAGAAACGCAAGTTATACAATGGTGCTTTGCGCACGGATCTATTCCAATATTGGGGAACGCGACTACCAAGAAAAGAACGAACAGAAAACGAATAACTAAGGTATAAGTATGGACACCGAAAAATCGGGTTAGGGACTTTAAAATCTTTAAAACCGATGATTTTTGGAGGATATAAAAATGAATGAACAAGCAAAAAAGTATTGGGAAGAATTTTGGCAAGGTGAAACCCCTCCAACACATGTGACAGCAGAGCAGTGGGGCTGGGAGGGAACACCGATGGCAGATGAGTTGGCGGCCTTGATTTTAAAAGGGATCAAAACAGCGTCATGTTCATCCTACGATGAATGCCTGTATTACGGTGAAGACCCTCTGTCTAAAATCGGCAGTTATACCATTGTTTTAAATCGTAAAGACGAGCCTGTAGGTATCATAAAATATACAGATATGACGATAATGCCGATGAATGAAGTAACAGAAGAAATTGCCCGTGCTGAGGGTGAGGGTGATTTGAGCTATGATTACTGGTATCAAGTGCATAAAAAGTTTTTTAAAGAGTTGATGCCTCAAATTGGAAAAGAATTTTATGAAGAGATGCCCCTTGCTGTTGAACGGTTTGAATTAATCGATGCAAGGAAATATAAGTAAGATATAACAATTGGATAAATGATAATTAGGATAAGTTGGAGGATTTTTTGGATGAACGAAAAGGAATTTTTGAAAGAAGTTAAAGAGATCGATTTAATGAGTCAAGCACTAACAGTACTTGATTGGGATATTCAAACAGGCATGCCAGAAAAATCAAGTGAAGACCGTAGTGAAGTCAACAGCTATCTATACGGACTTTACTTCTCAAAAAAAGTAGGCCCTAAAATCGCCGAAGCAATCGAGTATTTTTCAGCACACCCTGACGAATTATCTGAAGTTGGTCGAGATGTCTTTGAGAAAGTCAAAGAAGACTATGAATTAGAGCACAAAGTACCTGAAGAATTAATGAAAGAATTGACTTCTGCGACGTCAAAAGCTCATTCAAAATGGCAAGAATCTCGTGAGTCGAAACAATTTGCTGATTTTGAAGCAGCGTTGACTAGAAATATCGAGATCACAAAACAGTTGATTCCTTACTGGCGTAAGGATGAAAAAACAGACTATGATGTTTTATTGAACCAATATGAACCAGGAATGACAGTAGAGATCTTGGATCAAGTGTTCGATCAAGTAAAAGAGGGAATCATTTCCATCCGCCAGGCGTTAGTTGAAAAAGGAACAGCGCCCGCAACAGATTTCCTTTCACGTAAAATGACAAAGGAACAGCAAAAACGCTTTGTTGTCAGCGTCATTGAACAATTAGGGTATGATTTTTCTAGAGGTCGCTTAGATGATACGATCCATCCATTTATGATCGGTGTTAACCGTAACGACGTGCGAATCACGACTCGTTGGAATGAAGAAGACTTCAAGATGGCGACATTTGGGGGCATCCATGAAGCTGGCCACGGGATGTATGAACAAAATATCGATGAAAAATATCTATATACACCAGTGGGCGAAGGCACGTCAATGGGTATCCATGAATCGCAATCACTATTCAATGAGATCATCGTTGGTAGCAACCGCAGTTTCTGGGAGAAACAATATCCATTCTTCCAAGAATGCGCAGAAGGCACATTTGATGATATCTCTTTTGATGATTTCTATCGTTCACTACAACACACAAAAGCAAGCTTGATCCGAATTGAGGCGGACAGCTTGACGTATCCATTGCATATCATCATTCGTTATGAGATTGAAAAAATGATCTTCAACGAAGGATTAGCAGTTGAGAAATTACCAGAAGTATGGAATCAAAAATATGAAGAATATCTAGGTATCCGTCCGACAAATGATTTAGAAGGAATCTTACAAGATGTCCATTGGTCAGGTGCAAGTTTTGGTTACTTCCCTTCCTATGCGTTAGGATTCATGTATGCTGCACAATTAGTGCATGCGATGAAAAAAGATCTCTCAGTCGATGAGATTCTTGCTTCTGACGATTATTCTCCAATCAAAGAGTGGATGACAGAGAAAATCCATCAGTACGGCGCGTCAAGAAAACCAAATCAATTGATTTTAGATGCAACAGGAGAACCGTTGAATCCGCAATACTTGATCGATTTTATGAGAAAACTTTATTTTAGCGTATACGGTATCGAAGAAGCCTAAGAAATTTCCTAGTAAAAGGTGGATGCGGAAGTGGATAAATTAAGTAAAATAGCAAACTATAGTATGGAACAACTGTCCTTGGATCATTCAGGGCATGGGGTCGATCATACAAAACGAGTCGTTGAATTGGCTCGTCAAATCTTAGAAACAGAACCGCAAGCTGATTCTTTTATCACTATTGCTTCCGCCTATTTACACGATACGATCGATGACAAGGTGGTCGAAGATGAAGAACAAGCAAAAGCACATCTTAAAGGATTTTTAACGAGTATTGAACTAGCAGAATCAGAGATCCAACATATCTTTCATATCATCGAGAATATGTCTTTTTCAAAAGGGTTGTCTGGTCAGGTCGATTTGTCCTTAGAAGGGAAAATCGTGCAAGATGCAGATCGTTTAGAAGCTCTGGGAGCAATAGGCATCTTACGAACCGCCTACTATGGTGGCTTTCACGGACATCCGATTTTCGATCCTGCGATCCAACCGATCAATTATACGAAGAAACAAGATTATCGGAAAGGATCGACAGTCATCAATCACTTTTACGAAAAATTGTTGTTACTGTCAGATCAAATGAATACAAGGTATGCTAAACAAGAAGCGAAGCGACGTGAAGCCTTCATGCGTGACTTTTTGAAGGAGTTTTACGAAGAGTGGTTTGTTGAAGTTGACTCACCTGATCGTCAAACTTGGCGTGATCGCTAATGGAATGATACATGACTGGAACGTTTTCCCGAAGACGTTTCAGTCTTTTTTTATTTATATTATCAAAAAATCTATATATTTCGTTAACAAAGCACAGAATATTATTTTTGTGGTTTCAATTTTTCCTTACATGAGAAATAACTAAAATAAACCTTTTTATCCAACGTGTTATAGTTATGTTATTAATAGAAAATAATGAAGAGGTGTTATTTTGAAAAAGGGTAAAGCAATAATTTTAAGTAGTTTGTTGTTTAGTATGGTTATTTTATCAGATGTTAATACGGTGGAGTCTGTGATGGATGATTCAGTATAAATAAAAACTGAACTTTATTCAACTTTACATAAAAACCAGAATGTTTCTCGAAAGTTAGAATTGAAACAATCAGAAAATTTAATGAGTTATCGTATGTCAGTATTAGATAACAAATTTGGTCCGAGTTCGAATCAATCAACAGGTATTTATAAACGTGCAGGGGATACGATTGAGATCTATGTTGATGAAACGACTGATCAGACAGCACTGCCTATTTATTCGATTTCTGGTACCGCATTAAAAGATAATTTTGAAGGTTGGAATCAAATTGGTCAATTGCGCAGAGGAAGAAATGTCATTGCAACAAATCAAGAAGGTGTCATTCATCTTAGAAATGAGACAGCTAGAACTGCTCAAGGAAAATTAAGTGTAGAGATTAGAGGAGGAGTCACGATCCCTCGGTTTATTTTGGGCGAAACTACGACACAAGAATGGGCATCGATTTTAGCCAATCATCCAGATGCACAAGGATATGAATTAGTAGCTGATCGCCTTATCTTGACAGGCTCAAACCGAACAATCAATTTGGTGAAGGATCCTGAACTGATTTTGAGAAGTCATCTGAAAGTAATTGAGTTGCACGATCAAACATCCGGATTAGATGGCAGCGGCCCTCAACATCGTTTACCAATCAATCTAGGTCAACATATGCGTGAAACAGCACAAGATAGCTGGTATATGTACGCTTTTTTCCAACATACTGGTTACCATCAACAAGGTGGGATGCAAGTTGTTCTTGATCCATTAAATGCAAACCAATGGGGAATTTGGCATGAATTAGGACACATTTATCAAATGACACGCATGGATTGGCGAGGTTTGGATGAAGTCACTGTCAATATTTTTTCGTTGAGGGCTCAAAAAGCACTTGGTGTGCGCAGTCGATTAGAACAAGAAAACACGTATTCTACGATTTTTAATTACTTGAATAGTTCAGGGCAAAAGCATTTTGATAATCAAGGAATATGGACTAGATTAGGAATGTTCTGGCAATTAGAATTAGCTTTTGGAGAAGATTTTTATCCCAATTTACATAAATTTTATCGAGAAGAAGCCCGTTCTCTTCCATCTGAACAAGCGAAACGCCAATATTTCGTTACGTCCGCTTCAAAAATAAGCGGCAAGAACTTATTACCGTTCTTTGAGGCTTGGGGAATTGAAGTCACACCAGAGAGTCGTGCAGAATTAGAGAAACTACCCAACTTGACCAAAAAGATTTGGGAGTACCGGGATGAAATGACTGGTGAAGTCGGAAATATCGATGGTGAAGAGAACAAAGATACCCAAGCACCAACGGTTCCAACAGGATTAACAGCAAGTGAAGTCACAACGAATTCTGCAACGATCAGATGGAATCAAGCCTCAGATAATATCAAAGTTAAAGGCTACCATATCTATCGTGATGGGAAAAAAGTTACTTCTGTTGAAGGAACAGAATTTACCGATCAAAACTTAGCAAGTGACACCGCTTATTCCTACGAAGTCAGCGCCTACGATGAAGCAGGCAATGAGTCAGCAAAAAGTAATGCAATGACTTTACGTACAAAAGGCGAAAGTACGGATACGCAAGCACCAAGTGTACCAAATGGGTTGGTCGCCGAAGAAGTGACGACGAATTCAGTGAAACTGAAATGGAACCAAGCAACGGATGATGTGGGCGTGAAAGGTTACCATATTTATCGTAATACAGTGAGAGTAGCGACTGTCGATCGTTTAGAACATTTAGATTTACAGTTAGTGAGTAATACAGCTTATGCTTATCAAGTGAGTGCGTTTGATGAAGCAGGGAATGAATCGGGCAGAAGCCAATTTTTAACGGTCGTCACTAGACGTGAAGAGCAAGCTGATACACAGGCACCAACTGTTCCGAGTAGTCTGACAGCTGGTACGATCACAACGAATAGCATCCAGCTGAACTGGCAAACAGCTACAGATAACGTAGCAGTGACGGGCTATCACATTTATCGTGATGGTGTCCGTATCCAATCGATCAGTGGCACATCATTTACCGATCAATCTTTGACGAGCAATACCACTTATACCTATCAAGTGAGTGCTTATGATGCAGCTGGGAATGAGTCAGGAAAAAGCCAGCCATTAGCAGTAAAAACAAATGAAGAAGCAGCGAGCCAAGATACTTGGAGAAGTGACCAAATCTACGTTGCTGGAGATACAGTTATCTATCAAGGAATCGAGTATCGTGCAAAATGGTGGGTTCGAGGTGATCGCCCGGATACTTCGGCGGCATGGGAAAGAACAAGTCCACTATCAATGGTTGAATGGAATAGCAGCCGCAGTTATGTTGGTGGGGAACGAGTGCGTTATCAAGGGAAGATTTATGAAGCAAGATGGTGGAATGTCAATGCAAATCCAAGTACGAACAGTGTCTGGGTATTGATAGGCTAGACATTTTGTCTAAAAAGTTGTCCATACGATCAACGAGATAAAAATAAGGTGAAGGATCCAGAAATAGTTGCTATTTCCTGGATTCTTCGCCTTATTTTCTTTGATGGAAGCAAGCTAGATGATCGTTCAGTTATATTTGTCATCAGTAATGTAGTTCAACGTTCTTTTTTTCGCAATTGTTGGATACGTAGCCAAGCTCGGATGACATTTAGTAGGACTAAACAGCCCGCAATAGTGATAGGCACCCAAATCAAATACACAGAATAGCCAAGTTCTGCGGAAAGTTCTGTGCTTGATGTATGCGCAAGCTCAGTAAGTGCTTGTTGCCATGTCTGTAAATTGAAAACCAGCATAAAACCGGCAATGATCAATAGGATAAAACCCAAATAGTGGATCGATGTCCGTTTGCGGATCAAAGCAAATAATAAATATAGAATGAGTAGGAATGCTGGAACACCGAATACAAAATAAATGTTAAGCATAATAGATCGCCTCCTTATATCAATCATACTTCAAGTGGATGAAATTTAAAAATAATTTAGTCAATACTTGCGTTTCTTGAAGCAATGCTGATAATATGACTGTATTCAAAGGAGGATTTATATTTATGGCAAGCTATATCGAGCCGATTCGTTTTGCGTTACTCGTATTTCCATTTCTCGCATTAGCGATTTCTGCTGTCTTTTTTATTTATGAATACCGAAAATACGGGACATTTCTCCTGACAAGAGCAGTGATTTTGTATTCATTTGTTTTTTATCTATTGTGTGCGTACTTTTTAGTGATTTTACCGTTGCCGACCAAAGAAGCAGTGGCGCAAATGACTGGTCCGAAAATGGAATTGCAGTTGTTTGCAACTTGGTACAATTTCAGAGCGAATACTGTTCTTGTGTTGTCTGATCCAAGTACGTATTTACCGGCTATGAGACAAAGTGTTTTTTTAGAGCCATTATTCAATGTCTTTTTACTTTTACCTTTTGGGATCTATTTAAGATATTATTTTCGACTGTCTTTTGTGAAAACAGTCATCGCAAGCTTTTGTCTTTCGCTCTTTTTTGAATTGACACAATTAACCGGGTTATATTTTATTTATCCACGCCCATATCGTTTGTTTGATGTCAATGATTTACTGACAAACACCTTTGGAGGGATGCTTGGCTTCATCGTGACACCGATTTTCACGTTTATGTTGCCTACACGAGCAAGGATGGATGAAGTATCATATGAAAAAGGAAAGACAGTTTCATTGACACGTCGCTTAGTTGCCTATTTGATCGATTGGTTCGTTCTGTCCATTTGTACGTCGATCCTAGGAGTGGTGGGCCGTCTATCGATTGGGAGTGGCGAATTTACCTCATACAGTTGGTGGGTATTCATCCAAGTTTTCTTGTATTTCATGATTCTTCCTTTTTTAACAAATGGACGGACACTTGGGAAGAAAATCGTACGGATCAAATTAGTCGAAGAAGGCAAGGAACGGATCAGTTTTCGCGCGTTGTTCATCAGGTACGCGTATCTCTATTTCTTATTTTTCGGTTTGAGTTGGTTAGGGCAAGTTGTTGGGCCAGTCATCAATGAAGCGACTGGTGTCACACAGATGAGCGCGGTATTTATTTTCTTATGTATCTTTGTTGCACAAATCGTTTTCGGTCTGAATCTATTTTTATCATTTATTCGTAAGAAGCGCGTTTTATTCTATGAAAAAGCAAGTCACACCTATACGATCAGTACGATCAAAGAGAGAAAAGCTTGACCTTTTCAAGCAAAATAAGCAAATTTATGTTATAATTCCAAAGTCGTGAAAAATACAAAGAGAAGAGGTGTCGAAATGAGTCATTTTAAACAATTCAATTTTCAACCGTTTATCAACGAAGCGTTAGCAGAAAAAGGTTTCCAAGAACCAACAGAAGTACAGGAACGTTTGATTCCTTTGATTTTAAAAGGGAAAAATATTATTGGGCAATCACAAACTGGTTCAGGAAAAACGCATACGTTTCTTTTGCCTCTATTTCAAAAAATCAATGCAACCAAAGAAGAAGTCCAAGTGGTCATCACTGCGCCAAGTCGTGAATTAGCCACACAGATCTATGAAGCTGCTGTTCAAATCGCAAAATTTTCTGATCCAGAGATCCGTGTATCGAATTTTGTCGGCGGAACAGACAAACAACGTCAATTAAGTCGCTTGAACCACCAACAACCACAAATCGTCGTAGGTACACCAGGACGTATCCTTGATATGATGAATGAGCAAGCGTTGAAGATCCATACTGCGTTTGCTTTTATCGTAGATGAGGCGGATATGACTTTAGATATGGGCTTCTTGAATGAAGTCGATCAAATCGCTAGCCGCTTGCCTGAAAAATTACAGTTTTTAGTTTTCTCAGCAACGATCCCAGAAAAATTACGCCCATTCTTACGTAAATATATGGAAAATCCGATCATCGAAGAAATCAAACCAAAAGCTGTGATTTCTGAAGATATTGAGAATTGGTTAGTTTCAACAAAAGGGAAAGACAAGAATCAAACAATCTATCAACTTTTGACGATTGGCCATCCTTATTTAGCGATCGTGTTTGCAAATACGAAGCAACATGTTGATGAAATCGCGGATTACTTGAAAAATCAAGGATTGAAAGTTGCGAAGATCCATGGAGACATCACCCCTCGTGAACGCAAGCGTGTGATGCGTCAAGTCCAAAACTTAGAATATCAATATGTCGTTGCGACTGACTTAGCTGCTCGTGGGATCGATATTGAAGGCGTTTCTCATGTCATCAATGCGGAGATCCCAGAAGATCTTGACTTCTTTATCCATCGTGTCGGTCGTACCGGCAGAAATGGCTTAAAAGGAACAGCAATCACGTTGTATTCACCAAGTGATGAAGAATTGATCGCAGGAATCGAAAAAATCGGTGTCGTCTTCGAGCCAATGGAAATCAAAAATGGCGAGATCGTTAAAACGTATGACCGTAACCGTCGGACAAAACGTGAAAAATCAAAAGACACACTTGATCCAACATTGATTGGTTTAGTGAAGAAGAAAAAGAAAAAAATCAAACCTGGTTATAAGAAAAAAATTGACTGGGCGATTGCGGAGAAAAATAAAAAAGACCGCAAGATTGAAAGACGTCAACAAACGCGTACAGCCAGAAAAAACAAAAAGAACTCAAATCAATAAAAGTAGTCTTGGTCCAATCAAACGAATGACTATAAGCGTCAAAAACCGAAATAGAAAAACTATTTCTTGGTTTTTGACGCTTTTTTGTTAGTGATGAAGCTTTTTTCGCATTTGTTGGCAAAGGATGCCGTCTTCGATCAGTGGGTCTGAGAAAGGCTGATACCCTTGCTTTTCATAAAAAGGAACTGCCGCCATTTCTGCAACTAGATAAACTTCCTGAAAAGCATCACTTTTTGTTCGTTTTTCTGCCGTTTGGAGCATTTCTCGACCAATACCGCGTTTACGCCAATCTTTTGCGACACAGAAACGGTCAAATTGGACTTTCGCATCGTTTAGTTTTTGATAACGTAAGGTAGCGATCGGTTGTTCTTGATGAAATCGTACAAGGTTAGGGTAATACGCATCTTTGCCGTCAAATTCTAAATGTGCAGGTATTTCTTGTTCTAAAACGAAGATGGCATAACGTAACGTGTAACTAGCAGCTTTTATCCATTCCTCTGTCCCAAAATAAGATTCCATTCGTTTGCCTCCTCGTTCTCTCTTTTTTGATTATACCAAGGAAAAATCAAGGAGCAAACAACCAAAAAATAAAAAAGGAGGATTGACACCTTCATCAAGAATACGTATACTAATAAAGTACAAAAAAGGACATAGTTTGTTTTAGACAGACTCACAGAAAATTCTTTCTAGGCTGAAAAAAGAATAGTCACTGTTCAAACTGCTCCCTTTTTTCTTTGATAGAAATATCAACGCGACTCAGCGTTAACGAGTTTAAGAGGTAATGAGTAAACATCATTGCAATCAAGGTGGTACCGCGAGTTTTCGTCCTTGGCTGTAATGATGTTTTTTGTCGTTTATCATTTAGAAAGAAGGTAAAAGGAATGAAAAAATTAAGTAGTGCTGAAGTACGTCAAATGTTTCTGGATTTTTTCCAAGAAAAAGGACATACGATCGAACCGAGTGCTTCACTAGTACCAGTCAATGATCCTACTTTATTATGGATCAATTCAGGCGTAGCAACGTTAAAAAAATATTTTGATGGATCAGTTGTACCAGACAATCCAAGAATCACGAATGCACAAAAATCGATTCGTACGAATGACATCGAAAATGTAGGGAAAACTGCTCGTCACCATAC from Enterococcus sp. DIV1094 includes these protein-coding regions:
- the gpsB gene encoding cell division regulator GpsB, whose product is MANLIYSPKDILQQEFKTKMRGYDPIEVDEFLDNIIKDYETYSKQLLALQEENDKLSAKVAQLSKNQGAAPTRTQQAETPKSAAVTNFDILKRLSNLEREVFGKKLDAQAGNVPPATPNPNNYTSTNEHDNEATRQF
- a CDS encoding THUMP domain-containing class I SAM-dependent RNA methyltransferase, which encodes MDKNREFNLIATAASGLEALVGKELRDLGIECQVENGRARFKGTMETIATVNLWLRTADRIKIVVGEFDARTFDELFEQVKALPWEDYLPLDASFPVAGKSIKSTLYSTPDCQAITKKAIVERLRTYYHRPATVPLTETGAHFQLEVALLKDHVLVTLDTTGPSLFKRGYRLEKGGAPLKENMAAALVMLTNWRKDRPFYDPVCGSGTLCIEAALIGHNIAPGFNREFVCETWDWFDASVMEAVRAAAEEQADYDIELDITGSDINGQMIGIARANAEEIGLGDSITFQQRAVKDFKTEKEYGVIVANPPYGERLGEEESVRRLYKEMGEVFRPLKTWSKYILTSDLAFEEFYGQKATKKRKLYNGALRTDLFQYWGTRLPRKERTENE
- a CDS encoding ASCH domain-containing protein — translated: MNEQAKKYWEEFWQGETPPTHVTAEQWGWEGTPMADELAALILKGIKTASCSSYDECLYYGEDPLSKIGSYTIVLNRKDEPVGIIKYTDMTIMPMNEVTEEIARAEGEGDLSYDYWYQVHKKFFKELMPQIGKEFYEEMPLAVERFELIDARKYK
- a CDS encoding carboxypeptidase M32; translation: MNEKEFLKEVKEIDLMSQALTVLDWDIQTGMPEKSSEDRSEVNSYLYGLYFSKKVGPKIAEAIEYFSAHPDELSEVGRDVFEKVKEDYELEHKVPEELMKELTSATSKAHSKWQESRESKQFADFEAALTRNIEITKQLIPYWRKDEKTDYDVLLNQYEPGMTVEILDQVFDQVKEGIISIRQALVEKGTAPATDFLSRKMTKEQQKRFVVSVIEQLGYDFSRGRLDDTIHPFMIGVNRNDVRITTRWNEEDFKMATFGGIHEAGHGMYEQNIDEKYLYTPVGEGTSMGIHESQSLFNEIIVGSNRSFWEKQYPFFQECAEGTFDDISFDDFYRSLQHTKASLIRIEADSLTYPLHIIIRYEIEKMIFNEGLAVEKLPEVWNQKYEEYLGIRPTNDLEGILQDVHWSGASFGYFPSYALGFMYAAQLVHAMKKDLSVDEILASDDYSPIKEWMTEKIHQYGASRKPNQLILDATGEPLNPQYLIDFMRKLYFSVYGIEEA
- a CDS encoding HD domain-containing protein, which gives rise to MDKLSKIANYSMEQLSLDHSGHGVDHTKRVVELARQILETEPQADSFITIASAYLHDTIDDKVVEDEEQAKAHLKGFLTSIELAESEIQHIFHIIENMSFSKGLSGQVDLSLEGKIVQDADRLEALGAIGILRTAYYGGFHGHPIFDPAIQPINYTKKQDYRKGSTVINHFYEKLLLLSDQMNTRYAKQEAKRREAFMRDFLKEFYEEWFVEVDSPDRQTWRDR
- a CDS encoding M60 family metallopeptidase — translated: MSVLDNKFGPSSNQSTGIYKRAGDTIEIYVDETTDQTALPIYSISGTALKDNFEGWNQIGQLRRGRNVIATNQEGVIHLRNETARTAQGKLSVEIRGGVTIPRFILGETTTQEWASILANHPDAQGYELVADRLILTGSNRTINLVKDPELILRSHLKVIELHDQTSGLDGSGPQHRLPINLGQHMRETAQDSWYMYAFFQHTGYHQQGGMQVVLDPLNANQWGIWHELGHIYQMTRMDWRGLDEVTVNIFSLRAQKALGVRSRLEQENTYSTIFNYLNSSGQKHFDNQGIWTRLGMFWQLELAFGEDFYPNLHKFYREEARSLPSEQAKRQYFVTSASKISGKNLLPFFEAWGIEVTPESRAELEKLPNLTKKIWEYRDEMTGEVGNIDGEENKDTQAPTVPTGLTASEVTTNSATIRWNQASDNIKVKGYHIYRDGKKVTSVEGTEFTDQNLASDTAYSYEVSAYDEAGNESAKSNAMTLRTKGESTDTQAPSVPNGLVAEEVTTNSVKLKWNQATDDVGVKGYHIYRNTVRVATVDRLEHLDLQLVSNTAYAYQVSAFDEAGNESGRSQFLTVVTRREEQADTQAPTVPSSLTAGTITTNSIQLNWQTATDNVAVTGYHIYRDGVRIQSISGTSFTDQSLTSNTTYTYQVSAYDAAGNESGKSQPLAVKTNEEAASQDTWRSDQIYVAGDTVIYQGIEYRAKWWVRGDRPDTSAAWERTSPLSMVEWNSSRSYVGGERVRYQGKIYEARWWNVNANPSTNSVWVLIG
- a CDS encoding VanZ family protein, producing MASYIEPIRFALLVFPFLALAISAVFFIYEYRKYGTFLLTRAVILYSFVFYLLCAYFLVILPLPTKEAVAQMTGPKMELQLFATWYNFRANTVLVLSDPSTYLPAMRQSVFLEPLFNVFLLLPFGIYLRYYFRLSFVKTVIASFCLSLFFELTQLTGLYFIYPRPYRLFDVNDLLTNTFGGMLGFIVTPIFTFMLPTRARMDEVSYEKGKTVSLTRRLVAYLIDWFVLSICTSILGVVGRLSIGSGEFTSYSWWVFIQVFLYFMILPFLTNGRTLGKKIVRIKLVEEGKERISFRALFIRYAYLYFLFFGLSWLGQVVGPVINEATGVTQMSAVFIFLCIFVAQIVFGLNLFLSFIRKKRVLFYEKASHTYTISTIKERKA
- a CDS encoding DEAD/DEAH box helicase is translated as MSHFKQFNFQPFINEALAEKGFQEPTEVQERLIPLILKGKNIIGQSQTGSGKTHTFLLPLFQKINATKEEVQVVITAPSRELATQIYEAAVQIAKFSDPEIRVSNFVGGTDKQRQLSRLNHQQPQIVVGTPGRILDMMNEQALKIHTAFAFIVDEADMTLDMGFLNEVDQIASRLPEKLQFLVFSATIPEKLRPFLRKYMENPIIEEIKPKAVISEDIENWLVSTKGKDKNQTIYQLLTIGHPYLAIVFANTKQHVDEIADYLKNQGLKVAKIHGDITPRERKRVMRQVQNLEYQYVVATDLAARGIDIEGVSHVINAEIPEDLDFFIHRVGRTGRNGLKGTAITLYSPSDEELIAGIEKIGVVFEPMEIKNGEIVKTYDRNRRTKREKSKDTLDPTLIGLVKKKKKKIKPGYKKKIDWAIAEKNKKDRKIERRQQTRTARKNKKNSNQ
- a CDS encoding GNAT family N-acetyltransferase, whose translation is MESYFGTEEWIKAASYTLRYAIFVLEQEIPAHLEFDGKDAYYPNLVRFHQEQPIATLRYQKLNDAKVQFDRFCVAKDWRKRGIGREMLQTAEKRTKSDAFQEVYLVAEMAAVPFYEKQGYQPFSDPLIEDGILCQQMRKKLHH